A window of Hordeum vulgare subsp. vulgare chromosome 5H, MorexV3_pseudomolecules_assembly, whole genome shotgun sequence genomic DNA:
tccttgtttgcatgcatttctttgatgcaatccattgcaaactctccacatgcttatagacaaagcaaagcctttaccgcgcatatcgtagatgctatgatgaaatatcttcaagagaagctcgaactagaagtctctatacctagaaaacttcatgatgagtgggaacctactatcaaaatcaagataaaaaactatgagtgcaatgctttgtgtgatttgggtgctagtgtttccgcgattccaaagtctttatgtgatattcttggttttcatgagattgaagagtgttctcttaatttgcatcttgcagattctactgtcaagaaacccatggtaaggatcgatgatgttcttattgttgcaaataagaactatgtacccgtggatttcattgtacttgacatagattgcaatccttcatgtcccattattcttggtagacctttcctaaggactattggtgctatcatcgatatgaaggaagggaatattagatttcaatttcctctaaagaagggcatggagcactttacaagaaataaaataagattgccttatgaatctatgatgagggctacttatggtttgagcaccaaagatgactatacgtgattccatcaccttttgcctagctaagggcgttaaacaaaagcacttgttgggaggcaacccaacgaatttatcctttttatttatgttttgtgtttcccgcactttcataattctgttatgattgtgtttttttgtgtttctttttgcgtttgtgccaagcaaaaccgttatgattagtcttggggatgatcgtttggtcatgctggaaaagacagaaactttctgctcacgaaaagaattttcatttttttctttaagatcttttgagttgattcgttttgcttctcgttgctacgcaaattcttcagactgttgtaatttttcagaatttttgaagtagcataagtatacgaagtatacagattgctacagactggtctactgttatcagattctgtttttgttgtgttggttgcttattttgatgaaactatggatagtatcggggggttttagccctggaagattgaaaatacagtaacccaacatcagcataagtagaatttaagtttgctacagtacctaaggaagtggtggtttgctttcttatactaatgttatcacgagtttctgtttaagtttcgtgttgtgaagttttcaagttttgggtgaagttcttatggacaaagagataaagagtggaaagagatcaagcttggggattcctaaggcaccccaagagatttaaggatgtcgtaaaagcctaagcttggggatgccccgggaaggcatcccctctctcgtcttcaatccatcggtaacgttacttggggctatatttttattcaccacatgttatgtgtttttgcttggagcgtcttgtatcataggagtcttttatttttgttatgtcacaatcatccttgctgcacacctagagagagagacatgcactcaccgtgattttgtcgagcttcacttatatcttttggtagacaattcagttcacatgtgcttcacttatatcttctgagctagatacttttgctctatgtgcttcacttatatcttttagagcacggcggtgcgtggcttggtagttgatctatgctttgaaagtagtctcaaaaggggtagttatccaaagggatacgaaaacttccaccttcatgtgcattgaatagttagagaagtttgtttcatctcaattagttttgagttgtggttttggtaatattgaagttatgctagtaaggtgttgtggatctagaaatacttgtgttgaagttagtgattcccgtagcatgcacgtatggggaaccgctatgtgatgaagtctgagcatgattagtcttttgattgtcatcctttgcgtggcggtcaggatcgtgcgatggtttatacctaccaacccttcccctaggagtatgcgttgaatgctttgtttcgattactaataaattttttgcaacaagtatatgagttcttcatgacaaatgttgagttcatggtttacatgcattttcaccttctaccatcactatcttcttagtgccgtgcaactttcgccggtgcacaaaacccaccattagcctccctcaaaacagccaccatacctacctactatggctttttcaaagtcattccgagatatatttccatgcaactaccaccatgacatgtcccaccacttctacattgccattgcatgatcgtaagatagctagcatgatgtttccactaatgtctatgccatgctaggtcattgtcacggtacactaccagaggcattccatatagagtcatcgttgctctaagttttgatttgaaagtgtgatgataatcattgatggagcattgtcccatgtgaggaaataaaagagtccaaagatgctcaccaaaaaaaagaggccaaagagcccatccaaaaaaatgagagaaaaagagagaagggacaatgctaccacctttccacacttgtgcatattaagcaccatgatcttcatgattgagagtctctcgttttgtcaccaccatatagctagtgggaaattttcattatataacttggcttgtatattccaatgataggcttcctcaaaattgccttaggtcttcgtgagcaagcaagttggatgcacacccactagttttctttaagagctttcacatactcttagctctagtgcatcatctgtatggcaatccctactcattcacattgatatctattgatgagcatctccagagctcattgatatgcctagttaatgtgaccatcttctccttgtttttttttcttgcaacctccaccacactccacaccatttatagtgctaaaaccatggctcacgctcatgtattgcgtgagagttgaaaaaggtttgagaaagtaaatgtgtgaaacaattacttggccaataccggggttgtgcatgatttaaattcgttgtgcaacgatgatagagcataaccagactatatgattttgtagggataactttcttttgaccttgttattttgaaagttcacgattaccttgcgagtttgcttgaattattattgtttccacgtcagtagcaaactattgttttgaatctaatggatctgaacattcacgtcacataagaggagttacaaaggacttctatgctaggtagcatgaaagcatcaaaaattcattctttatcacttccctactcgaggacgagcaggagttaagcttggggatgcttgatacgtctcaaacgtatctataatttttgatggtttcatgatgttatcttgtcatctttggatgttttatgtatcttttatatcttttttgggactaacttattaattcagtgccaagtgccacttcctattttttctgtgtttttggctcttttcagatccgattttggaacggagtccaaacagaataaaatccccaaaataatttttttcccgaacggaagaagatcagggggcttgagggccaagccaggagggctatagggggcccacaagccccctagccgccactagggggcggcggctagcaggcttgtggcctccctggcgcccccctgacctagctccttcgcctatatattccctaaaatacagaaaaaaaatcagggaatccacgaaaacacttttccgtagccgcaagcttccgtttccgcgagatctcgtctggagacccttcccggtgccttgccggaggggactttgtagttgcagggcttctacatcaacatcatcgcccctccaatgactcgtgagtagttcacttcagacctacgggtccgtagttagtatctagatggcttcttctctcttggatcttcaatacaaagttctccatgattttcatggagatctatccgatgtaatcctctttggcggtgtgtttgttgagatccgatgaattgtggatttgtgatcagattatctatgatatatatttgagtctttgctgatttcttatatgcatgatttgatatccttgtaagtccctccgagtcttgggttttgtttggccaactagatctatgattcttacaatgggagaagtgcttgtttttgggttttgaccgtgtggtgacctttccaagtgacagtaggggcagcaaggcacacatcgtgtagttgccatcaagggtaacaagatgggctttgtcgttgatatgagattgtacatctacatcatgtcatcttgcttaaggcgttactctgttcttttggacttaatacactagatgcatgctggatagcggtcgacatgtggagtaatagtagtagatgcagaaagtatcggtctacttgttttggacgtgatgcctatcgatataatcattgccatagatgacgtcacgactttgcgcggttctatcaattgctcgacagtaatttgttcacccaccgtctacttgctttcatgagagaagccactagtgaataatatggcccccaggtctattcatacctatcgtttccacttttgcttttactttgctttgttactttgtttctttcagttctcacttggcgaacaatctataaggaattgacaaccccttcatagcgctgggaacaagctttttgtgtttgtgcacgcacttgagatactccttcactggatcgataccttggttctcaaactgagggaaatacttaccaccgctgcgctacatcaccctttcggcttcgagggaacaccaacgcaaggctccaaggccacgtgggaaatcctttgcatattttcctaggaagtcccttaaggcgtagccgtagcagaaggattcttggtgctgttgctcaggagtatcaagacaagaacagtctcccgtcatcatgtttctggcgccgttggaaggtcttttgttgcagtagcaaacgtcttcacgtccctcgaaccgtcccacgacccgttccgatctagcgctgaacggatgatacctccgcgttcagcacacgtacagctcgccgatgatctcggccttcttgatccagcaagcaagacggagaagtagatgagttctcccgcaACGTGAcaatgctccggtggtggtgacgatctactcctgcagggcttcgcccgagctccgcagaaatccgaactagaggtaaaactatgtggaatagctagagttgcacgtggcaaagttgtgtgtcaaaaagccctaaaccaccactatatataggagggagggggaggggctagccttgagggacaaggccctcaaggtgcgtcggccgccaggaggaggaggactcctcctccaattcggtttgggaagaaggagtcctcctcttccgtctcacctccctctttccttttatttttcttttttgtttggtattttcttatgtggcgacatagccctcttgggctgactccaccagcccactagggacttggtgcgccaccgtagggccttgggctcactcccgggtgggtgggcccctcccggtgaacacccggaacccattcgtcactcccggtacactgccggaattgcccggaactttccggtgaccaaatgaaaccatcctatataccaatcttcgtttccggaccatttcgaaaaccctcgtgatgtccattatctcatcccggactccgaaccacattcggtaaccacacatataactcaactatactaaaacatcatcgaaccttaagtgtgcagaccctgtgggttcgagaactatgtagccatgacccgaggcactcctcggtcaatatccaatagcgggacgtggatgcccatattgggtcctacatattctccgaagatcttatcggttgaaccttagtgtcaaggattcatataatcccgtatgtcattccctttgtccttcggtatgttacttgcccgagattctatcgtcggtatccgcatacctatttcaatctcgttatcggcaagtctctttactcgttctgtaatacaagatcccgtgacttacacttagtcacattgcttgcaaggcttgtgtgtaatgttgtatgaccgagtgggcctagaggtacctttccgtcacacggagtgacaaatcccagtcttgatccatactaactcaacggacatctttggagatacctgtagagcacctttatagtcacccagttacgttgcgacgtttgatgcacacaaggtattcctctggtgctagtgagttatatgatctcatggtcataggaacaaatacttgacacacagaaaacaatagaaataaaacgacacgatcaatatgctacgttcatagtttgggcgtAGTccttcacatgattctcctaatgatgtgatccagttatcaagtgacaacacttgcatatagtcagaaaaccttgactatcattgatcaattggctagccaactagaggcttgctagggacattgtctatgtatccacacatgtatctatgtttgcattcaatacaattatagcatggataataaacgattatctttaaataggaaatataataataactatttttcattgcctctatggcatatttccattactcgaggccaagtttggagtctcggatgttgGCACTAGTTGTATATCATGGAACAACTCTATGATTACACGATGACTGATGAGCGCTCCGTGGTTTAGCAAGCTCACGAGATACATTCATTTGCTAGAGAACTGATCACTTCAATTGTATGTTAGTGGAGAAGTTTGTTGCCGGAGGTATTATCACTAAGCTTCGTCCctcgtggaggaactttgctacctctCTGAAGCATAAGAGGTAGGAGTTTTCCGTTCTGGATCTCattggtactcttgatgtggaagaaaaggaaAGAGGACAAGGCATACATGCTTAATGTATGGAGGGAGGCTAGACGAAAAGCTTGAAGCTCACGAGCATAATGATTACTCGATTGTTCGACTCGTTTCGGCTCGAGTTAATGAACCAAGCTGAACTATGTTTTTTGCTCGTTAAGATTAACGAGCTTAACAAACGGGCAAACGAGTTTCGTGAGCTAACTCGTTTAGCTCGATAATTTCCATTAGTTTTTATAAAGAAATAGATAATTTCTAAGACTATATTGTGCCCACTTTtcccagcgccccaccccacaTAGCCCAAGTGCCCAACGCCCCAGCCCCAACCCACTTCGGCTTGCAGTAGACCTAATCCCCATGACTCCTACTCTCCTAGTCATGGCTTTCTTTTCCCTAGCCGCCACCTGCCAGGAATGCTGGAACGAAGGACCAAACGAGGGCCGGCGACGGTATCAATTTGTTCTAGTACGGCGGCCGACGGCGGTCGACTGGCGTCCGATTTCTGGAACCCTGGTATTCTACTTAGAGTCCCTTCTCCTATCTCCGTTCGCCAAGTCCCCTCTCCTATCTCCGTCGTTTTCCCATCTCTAACTCTCACGAGTCTCATCCTCATCTGCGAGCCAGAATGGATGAATGTCGGCGGCCACTACCTTCTGCTGCAGATGCAAGCATGGAGTCATGGAAGAGGTCGTCTGCCTCTGAATGTGTGTCACGGGACTCTCCCTCCACTGCAGCACAACCTGCTCCTCGTCTTCAATTATTACCACAGAAAAGAGCAAGGGTGGATGAAACAATCTGTGATGTTGGTGATGCCAGATCAGGAGTGGTAAGTTCCTTTTTTGCTCTTGTGTTTAGATGAGTAAATTTTACCTATGTGTTCCGATTGCAATTTTCTTTAATGATGCCTGATGTTGATGATGAAAttattttttctatatttgtATAGAACTCTAGCTACAATATAGATTACTATAACTTCATTATTCATATTCCTAATCAATCATGCAGTGATGATTTGCTTATCTGAATCATGCTATTTCTTTCTGCATAGGATGGTGATATAGAGGAATGGGTCGAGGTTAACGAAGGATATGAAGAGGTTAATGAGGCAGATGAGTATGGCAGGGATGATGATATGTCAGACCCATCTCTAGGATTGGGTGACAAAGAAAATGATGTAGAAGGTGAGGTCAATGACACTgaaaaaggaaagagagggaaaagGAATAAGGCAAAAGTTGATGTTGGTAATAAGGTTAAGGTGAGGAAAACTAGAGTTAAGTGTGCATCATGTTGGCAACATTTCCAAGAGGTCAAAGTTGTATGCAAGAAGAAACCAGGGGCGATCGTCACGAAGGCAAAATGCTTGCATTATTGTAACTTGTTTGCTTATACTCCAGGGGGGACAACTACTAGTCTCAATCGGCATACAAATGTTTGTGTGGACTATCTAAACAAGAAGggtagacaacaacgacaaggtaCAATCAATTTGGATCCTGAAAAGCCAGGTGCATCTCTTATAGTGAATCATGAATATGATCATGCAGAAGTCGTTAAAAtcatagcaaagatgataattgtGCATTAATATCCTTTTAGGATGGTAGAGCATGCTTGGTTTAATATTCTCATGAGATATATGAATGCATCATACAAGTTCATTGGTAGGAAGAAAATTAGAGCCGAATGCATGAAGGTGTATATCTCTGAGAAAGAAATCCTTAAGAAGCAACTAAGGTCTGTTGAGAGCATTAGTTTGACAAGTGATATATGGACTTCGAACCAGAATCTTTCCTACCTAGTTGTTGTTGCTCACTACATAGATGATGATTAGGTTATGCAATGTCGTGTTTTAAACTTGATAGAGTTAGACCC
This region includes:
- the LOC123398969 gene encoding uncharacterized protein LOC123398969, whose protein sequence is MLERRTKRGPATVSICSSTAADGGRLASDFWNPEWMNVGGHYLLLQMQAWSHGRGRLPLNVCHGTLPPLQHNLLLVFNYYHRKEQGWMKQSVMLVMPDQEWMVI